In Corylus avellana chromosome ca2, CavTom2PMs-1.0, the following proteins share a genomic window:
- the LOC132169954 gene encoding probable disease resistance protein At5g45440 — protein sequence MEKEIDQFLKKKFCDGVENKEISSSKIPIYDQYPLSNQSLLGLFRGIKDSLDREIDLINQLPPEEFEIREKLYCLNDLWTEFNVVSNKDLRTRMNLRRKLTDMKVELKSLKRDSVRKQGDIGDSKPSPPTQPSAVSFGASNIVYGFDNDVTSLEKVLVRPGSEDRFKAIGIMGKAGIGKTALSQFLYNKKEVKDYFLPRIWISMSALPVDEQGQKVAIVERILESLEGKKEKFINKVDEEQHKLKGLLYALHLQLQGKRYLIVLDDASSTEDWYGQLNYSPTRVGEWDHLAFGLPKGCGGAVIVTSRNEELAKKMVGGEGILHRVLPLSDPDSFWSIFKEAAQQQSNRTYDISELQINTGILKEEILQKCAGLPLTARMMGEYQDFLK from the coding sequence ATGGAGAAGGAGATTGATCAATTTCTAAAGAAGAAATTCTGCGATGGTGTTGAAAACAAAGAGATAAGTTCCTCCAAAATTCCCATCTACGACCAGTACCCTTTATCGAACCAATCCCTATTGGGCCTATTTCGTGGTATAAAGGATTCGCTTGATCGAGAAATCGATCTTATTAACCAACTTCCACCTGAGGAATTTGAAATCAGGGAAAAGCTTTACTGCCTCAACGATCTTTGGACGGAGTTCAATGTGGTGTCAAATAAAGACCTAAGAACCCGTATGAACTTACGGAGGAAGTTAACTGATATGAAAGTTGAACTCAAAAGCTTGAAGAGGGATTCTGTTCGCAAACAGGGTGATATTGGTGATAGTAAACCCAGCCCACCAACCCAGCCGAGCGCTGTGTCATTTGGTGCGTCCAATATTGTTTATGGGTTTGATAACGATGTAACCTCACTGGAAAAGGTACTTGTCAGGCCAGGAAGTGAGGATCGTTTCAAGGCAATAGGCATCATGGGTAAGGCTGGTATTGGAAAAACAGCACTTTCCCAATTCTTGTACAATAAAAAGGAGGTGAAGGACTACTTCCTTCCAAGGATCTGGATATCCATGTCAGCACTGCCTGTCGACGAGCAGGGCCAAAAGGTAGCAATCGTCGAGAGAATTTTGGAGAGCCTTGAAGGAAAAAAGGAGAAGTTCATCAACAAGGTTGACGAGGAGCAACATAAACTCAAGGGGCTACTATATGCTCTTCACTTGCAATTGCAGGGGAAGAGGTATCTGATTGTGTTGGATGATGCCAGCAGCACAGAAGATTGGTACGGACAGTTGAATTATTCACCAACTCGCGTGGGAGAATGGGATCATCTTGCGTTTGGACTGCCAAAAGGGTGCGGGGGAGCAGTTATTGTGACTAGCAGGAATGAGGAATTAGCAAAGAAGATGGTTGGCGGGGAGGGAATCCTACATCGGGTTCTACCCCTTTCAGATCCGGATAGCTTCTGGTCTATATTCAAAGAGGCGGCTCAACAACAATCAAACAGGACATACGATATCTCCGAGCTCCAAATTAATACGGGAATTCTAAAGGAGGAAATCTTACAAAAGTGTGCGGGCCTTCCATTAACTGCAAGAATGATGGGTGAGTATCAAGATTTCCTCAAGTAG